One Lucilia cuprina isolate Lc7/37 chromosome 4, ASM2204524v1, whole genome shotgun sequence DNA segment encodes these proteins:
- the LOC124419819 gene encoding uncharacterized protein LOC124419819 — MIIKQNQIITEINGEHKVLREQISKLQTTMVDQNKIIVEMLVEQKIQLQGLHNVRKNINNLITVYPIKTEEDLQKMETQINEANEDKYISAIKYLVDGNVVKNLERVLSRELCVLYNIDGIRGKKCLRHYKNVYKTIISAINSYSTNAEKEIRTALQVVKKRHFRSVCAKKKGIC; from the exons ATGATCATCAAACAAAATCAGATCATTACAGAAATAAATGGCGAACACAAAGTTTTAAGAGAACAGATATCAAAATTGCAAA caacaATGGTTgaccaaaacaaaataatagttGAAATGCTGGTTGAGCAAAAAATTCAGTTGCAAGGTTTACATAATGTACGGAAAAATATTAACAACCTAATAACGGTATATCCAATTAAAACTGAAGAAGATCTTCAGAAAATGGAAACTCAAATAAACGAAGCTAATGAAgacaaatat atATCagctattaaatatttagtagatggaaatgttgtaaaaaatctAGAACGTGTATTATCCCGAGAATTGTGCGTATTATATAATATAGACGGGATACGTGGAAAAAAGTGTTTAAGACATTATAAAAACGTATACAAAACTATTATAt CTGCAATAAATAGTTATTCAACCAACGCTGAGAAAGAAATAAGGACCGCACTTCAAGTGGTAAAGAAACGTCACTTTCGTTCcgtttgtgcaaaaaaaaaaggtaTCTGCTAA